In a genomic window of Wyeomyia smithii strain HCP4-BCI-WySm-NY-G18 chromosome 1, ASM2978416v1, whole genome shotgun sequence:
- the LOC129722599 gene encoding autophagy-related protein 101, translated as MNARSQTFDLTMEGRQVDEAVSSIFHTILFHRSLGKFMYKGEARYSVGTIGYMDVDCDFIDFTYVCCTSPRLDETIKREIGEFSRQLRSNESSGTGQISLEFFQRRKGRWAFLSESIPWEVWTIRLELINLTNEDDRQICRERVGDMLSDKIVYISEVMNRHDYLPKTPNQMELDSVFDTSYPDVQPYLFQFKFTTTGPSTNSVGKTVKKLFKETLSL; from the coding sequence ATGAATGCACGCTCGCAAACCTTCGATCTCACGATGGAGGGACGTCAAGTGGACGAAGCTGTGTCAAGCATCTTCCACACGATCCTTTTTCATCGCAGTCTGGGCAAGTTTATGTATAAAGGAGAAGCCAGGTATTCGGTAGGAACAATTGGTTACATGGACGTGGATTGCGATTTCATTGATTTTACATACGTTTGCTGTACTTCACCGAGGTTGGATGAGACAATTAAACGTGAAATCGGCGAGTTCAGCCGGCAGCTGCGCAGTAACGAAAGCTCCGGAACTGGGCAGATAAGTTTGGAATTCTTCCAACGTAGAAAGGGGCGCTGGGCGTTCCTCAGCGAAAGCATCCCGTGGGAGGTATGGACTATTCGATTAGAACTCATAAACCTCACCAACGAAGACGATCGGCAGATCTGTCGGGAGCGTGTTGGCGATATGCTGTCGGATAAAATTGTGTACATAAGCGAGGTAATGAACCGGCATGATTATCTCCCGAAAACGCCCAATCAGATGGAGTTGGACTCGGTGTTTGATACGTCTTACCCCGATGTGCAACCCTATCTGTTTCAGTTCAAATTCACCACCACCGGCCCAAGTACCAACTCTGTGGGAAAAACCGTAAAGAAGCTATTTAAGGAAACTCTTTCATTGTGA